AACAGGACGGGGATGTCGTCGCGCACGGGATAGACGCGCTTGCAGGCGGCGCACTTGAGGGTCTGCTTCTCCGCGTTGTACTCCAGCGGCTGCTTGCAGTCGGGACAGACGATGATCTCCAGCAGGTCTTTGGCCAGCATGGCCGACATTCTATCGCGCTGCCCCCTGCAGGCTAAGAGCTAAGAGCTAAGAGCTTTCTGCCATCACATCTTTTCCTCAGCGGTTTACGCTACAATCGCCTCGCCTCATAGAATAAGGATGTAACCTCCCGAGGAGACGATGGCAGCCATCCTTCTGGACGGAAACAAGATCTCCGCCGAGATCAAGGCGGAGGTGGCGGAGGAGGTCAAGTCGCTGACCGACGCGGGCCTGCGGCCCGGCCTGGCGGTGGTGCTGGCCGGGCACAATCCCGCCAGCGAGATCTACGTCGCCAACAAGGTGAAGACCTGCGAGGCGCTGGGCATGCTCAGCGAAAAATACACCCCGCCCGACACCGTCACCACCCACGAACTGCTGGAGCTGGTGCACGACATGAACCGGCGCGACGAGATTGACGGCATCCTGGTCCAGCTCCCTCTGCCCAAGCA
This Terriglobales bacterium DNA region includes the following protein-coding sequences:
- a CDS encoding Trm112 family protein, producing MLAKDLLEIIVCPDCKQPLEYNAEKQTLKCAACKRVYPVRDDIPVLLIDEATMEE